Sequence from the bacterium genome:
GCGGCTACGGGAACGAGCCGGAAGCCGCCGTATCCCCCCGTCCTCCAAGCCCAGCCAAAGAACCCCCGGATCGCCTCGCGTCCCAGATACCACTGTCGCCAGGGCGGCATGTTCAGGGCCGCATCCTCCCTGAGCAGGGCGGCGAAGGCGTCAAAATCGGCGCCCTCCCAGGCGCGGACGTAGCGCTCAAGCAAAGCACGCTGGCGATTGTCCGGCGCCGGCTGGGCGCTGGGCCGGCCAGTGGGAAACCGCTTCCCAAGCGTGGCGCGAGCGCGCTGCAGAGCGCTGTTGACCGATGCGACCGAGGCATCAAGCAGCCGAGCTGTCTCGGTGGCCGACCAGCCCATCACGTCGTGGAGTAGCAGGGCGGCCCGCTGTCGGGGCGGGAGGTGCTGGATCGCCGCGACGAAGGCGAGCTGCACCGCCTCACGCATCTCGTAGCGCGCCGCCGGCCCCGGTGCGGCGTCGACGATGCCCTCGAGCGCCGCGTCCGGATAGGGCTCGAGCCAGGCGATCTCGGTGGCCGGCCCGCCCTCCGGCATCCGGTCGGACGGCGGACTCTGCGTCTCCGGCAGCACCCGACGTGTATTCGCGCGGCGGGCGAGGGCGTTAAGGCAGACGTTGGTGGCGATCCGATAGAGCCAGCTTCGGAAGGATGCGCGTCCTTCGAAACCGTCGAGCCCTCGCCAAGCGCGGAGGAACGTCTCCTGGACCAGGTCCTCGGCATCGTGGAACGAGCCGACCATGCGATAGCAGTGGAGCTGTAGTTCCCGGCGGTAGGGCTCGGTGAGATGGTGAAACCCGTCCCGGTCGCCCCTTTTGGCGGGCTCCAGAAGCGTCGGTCGGTCCGGCATGTCGGCGACGGGCCTGCTCACCGAGGGACTCCTTTCCTCTGCGTAGCGGACAGACGAGCCTTCGCTGTCTCGCCAGCCTCTCTCCTACATAGACCACGGGAAGGACCAGAACTCATCGGTCGCTGCCTTGTGGCCGGGCGGGAGACGGGCTGGTGGGAACCGCGTTCCGCAGGAAACCCACATCTTGGCGTGGCCCGCGCCACCGATGACGTCTCACATTGGTGGCGTGAGTCCGGGAACCGACGAGGGCGCGATGACGATCAGGATTCCAAGTCCGACGATCGCTAGCGCCAGCGGCACATCGATGGCGGCTTTCGCGGGCAGGAGCTTCTGGGCGAGGACGAGGACGGCGATCACGGACATCCAGGTGACGCTCATGACGCTCAGCGCCACCAGCATCAGCATCAGTCCGATGCTCGAGCCGACGCAGTAGAGCCCGAACTCGAATCCAGAGCGGACGCTCTCGCGGCACCGCCGGCGGAAGTGCTGCTTGAGCGGCGTGAACTCGTAGACACCTGCCGCGATCGCAACCGCGCCCGCGGCGAAAGTCCCGTGCGGCCGGTACAACGCATACACGGCGACGCCCACGAGTGCCCAGACGGCAAGGTATGACCCGACGAATAGCGGCACGGCGCGCACACGACCGCTGGCATGAGCGCGTCTCAAGACTGCCGGAGCCGCGCCCGGCAGCATCATCGCCGCCATCATCGACACCCACAGGGCAACAAAGAACGCGAACGAACCGAGCTCGGTCGCAACGCCCATGTCCATCCTGTTCATCTGGCGGACCGCGACGGCCCATGATGCGGCGGCGAGCCCGAGCGTCGCCGTCAGCGCGGCTACCGTCGCGGCCGTCCTAGCGCTCGTCATGGCGGAGGAGCGGGAAGACGGCGTCGCGTCGGTCCGCTACCCGATCGAACAGTTGGTAGCTCAACGGTGCCAATGTCCCAACCAAAGGCGCCGTTGACAACATGCCGGATGAGACGCCAGTTAGCCACGCTGGGGCTCTAGCGTTTGGGCCCTATCGTACTCGTCGTGGCGGCGGAACCAGGGGCCGGACTCGTTGCGACCGAGTGGCGCGCGGTCGAGCCACTGGTACATGCCCCAGAGGCCGTCCAGCCCGCGCGCGTAGGCCGAGTAGGTGTGGTAGACAACGCCGTTTTCGAGCGCGAACGCGCTCATGCCCGGCCTCTCGCGTATGTAGGTGGCC
This genomic interval carries:
- a CDS encoding sigma-70 family RNA polymerase sigma factor → MSRPVADMPDRPTLLEPAKRGDRDGFHHLTEPYRRELQLHCYRMVGSFHDAEDLVQETFLRAWRGLDGFEGRASFRSWLYRIATNVCLNALARRANTRRVLPETQSPPSDRMPEGGPATEIAWLEPYPDAALEGIVDAAPGPAARYEMREAVQLAFVAAIQHLPPRQRAALLLHDVMGWSATETARLLDASVASVNSALQRARATLGKRFPTGRPSAQPAPDNRQRALLERYVRAWEGADFDAFAALLREDAALNMPPWRQWYLGREAIRGFFGWAWRTGGYGGFRLVPVAANRQPGFAMYSRGRKGPEWRAHSIHLLTIQDESIAAMTLFVGPQLFGPFSLPAVPPTQDGAAPSRP
- a CDS encoding DUF2182 domain-containing protein; its protein translation is MTSARTAATVAALTATLGLAAASWAVAVRQMNRMDMGVATELGSFAFFVALWVSMMAAMMLPGAAPAVLRRAHASGRVRAVPLFVGSYLAVWALVGVAVYALYRPHGTFAAGAVAIAAGVYEFTPLKQHFRRRCRESVRSGFEFGLYCVGSSIGLMLMLVALSVMSVTWMSVIAVLVLAQKLLPAKAAIDVPLALAIVGLGILIVIAPSSVPGLTPPM